The following are encoded in a window of Vespa crabro chromosome 2, iyVesCrab1.2, whole genome shotgun sequence genomic DNA:
- the LOC124421716 gene encoding von Hippel-Lindau disease tumor suppressor, which translates to MAGNEEPFLRSLDNSQISFVRFTNCTTRIVALYWIDYQGQAISYGTLYPGSYVDIDTFVTHPWIFVDDETKERYLVNQRDVFFPEPWLEKCLNARRQYLPHRIDRTNANIMTPMYTLFELSLRAIKNFLKHKEQVFKLDIPRSLQYELASRLPSKNNNEEDL; encoded by the exons ATGGCTGGAAACGAAGAACCTTTTTTACGTTCACTTGACAACAGCCAAATATCATTCGTCAGATTTACGAACTGTACAACACGCATCGTTGCCCTTTATTGGATCGATTATCAAGGTCAGGCTATCAGTTATGGCACTTTATATCCAGGTAGTTACGTAGACATCGACACTTTTGTAACACATCCTTGGATCTTCGTCGATGATGAGACGAAAGAAAG GTATTTGGTGAACCAGAGAGACGTATTTTTTCCCGAGCCATGGCTGGAAAAATGTTTGAATGCAAGGAGGCAATATCTTCCACATAGAATCGACAGAACGAACGCCAATATTATGACACCGATGTACACACTATTTGAATTGTCATTAAGAGcaatcaaaaattttcttaaacatAAGGAGCAAGTTTTCAAACTCGACATTCCAAGGAGTCTTCAATACGAGCTTGCTTCAAGGCTACcaagcaaaaacaataatgaagagGATTTGTAA